In Erythrobacter litoralis HTCC2594, a single genomic region encodes these proteins:
- a CDS encoding acylase, with translation MRKWMLRIGGGVLALVLVVLVGLMTWEPFFARETAAPSTHRTYRAEILRSDYGVPHIYGETDADVAYGVAIAQSEDDFFTLQDVVAMSKGRYGAIAGPDGAQVDYVYYLLDARGTAERQYGSLPADTRAIFDAYATGLNQYAEENPDELKLAGLFPVNGEDVAAGFALRQPFFFGLAGVIGQLSDNKPPRREFGPDIPGFPREGSGGDEIEVERKPAQTARAMPLPWGEMAALSGSNAFAVAPEKSGEGTILISNSHQPLEGGVAWYEMVVESGEGWHFTGANFPGSPFPFLGHNRTLGWTNTVNRPDMVDIYELVLNEDGTQYRLDGEWRDLEAREVTLPVKLGPLVLPIRETVYRSVHGPVIVNDNGAFAMRYGGIDNIDQLDAYYRLNKASTLEEWQAILSRMDVPSTNFIYGDAEGNIAMVYNAAIPDRPEGHDWRGILPGDRSDLIWDGPVDYAAIPKYVNPASGWLMNANNTPFRAAGPDSDLSPDSVSPYLGVELKQTNRSRRAWKLMSEAGRLDNDTLRRIKYDTAYEREGYVADLWDALEQFEPGDADLGEARRILLEWDFTADNVGPGDALALLMIRDFMSAEYQNKAEAPDVATHLRKAVDHLQEHFGRLDPPMSELLRLRQDPGLHAVDLPLDGGSDTLRASTTWQVDPDGRLRLVHGDSFIQWVEWRPGERVRSRSVQPFGAAITRPDSPHFTDQATLFVQKKLKPVHFWREDALANARSRKIVTNQKAVTSRN, from the coding sequence GACTACGGCGTGCCGCATATCTACGGCGAGACCGATGCCGATGTCGCTTACGGCGTGGCCATCGCGCAGAGCGAGGACGATTTTTTCACGCTGCAGGACGTGGTCGCCATGTCCAAGGGCCGCTATGGCGCGATCGCCGGGCCCGACGGCGCGCAGGTCGATTACGTCTATTACCTGCTCGACGCGCGCGGCACGGCCGAACGGCAGTATGGCAGCCTGCCCGCCGATACGCGCGCCATCTTCGATGCTTATGCCACCGGGCTCAACCAATACGCCGAAGAGAATCCCGACGAGCTGAAACTCGCCGGGCTGTTCCCGGTCAATGGCGAGGATGTCGCCGCGGGCTTTGCGCTGCGTCAGCCTTTCTTCTTCGGGCTTGCCGGAGTCATCGGTCAACTCTCCGACAACAAGCCGCCGCGGCGCGAGTTCGGCCCCGATATTCCCGGCTTCCCGCGCGAAGGCAGCGGGGGCGACGAGATCGAAGTGGAGCGCAAACCTGCGCAGACCGCCCGTGCCATGCCGCTTCCGTGGGGTGAAATGGCGGCGCTTTCAGGCTCCAATGCCTTTGCCGTCGCGCCTGAAAAGTCGGGGGAAGGCACGATCCTGATCTCCAACAGCCACCAGCCGCTGGAAGGGGGCGTCGCGTGGTACGAAATGGTCGTCGAGAGCGGCGAAGGGTGGCATTTTACCGGGGCCAACTTCCCCGGCTCGCCCTTCCCCTTCCTCGGGCACAATCGCACGCTCGGCTGGACCAACACCGTCAATCGCCCGGACATGGTCGATATCTACGAGCTGGTGCTGAACGAGGACGGTACCCAATACCGGCTCGACGGCGAATGGCGTGATCTCGAAGCGCGCGAGGTCACGCTGCCGGTAAAGCTCGGCCCGCTTGTGCTGCCGATCCGCGAAACCGTCTATCGCAGCGTCCACGGCCCGGTGATCGTGAACGACAACGGCGCCTTCGCTATGCGCTATGGCGGGATCGACAATATCGACCAGCTCGACGCCTATTACCGGCTCAACAAGGCCAGCACGCTGGAGGAATGGCAGGCGATCCTCTCCCGGATGGACGTGCCCTCCACCAATTTCATCTATGGCGATGCCGAGGGCAATATCGCCATGGTCTACAACGCAGCGATCCCGGACCGCCCGGAAGGGCACGACTGGCGCGGCATCCTGCCCGGCGATCGCTCAGACCTGATCTGGGACGGTCCGGTCGACTACGCCGCAATCCCCAAATACGTGAACCCGGCCAGCGGCTGGCTGATGAATGCCAACAACACGCCGTTCAGGGCGGCAGGCCCGGACAGCGACCTCTCGCCCGACAGCGTTTCGCCCTATCTCGGCGTCGAGCTGAAGCAGACCAACCGGTCGCGCCGCGCGTGGAAGCTGATGAGCGAGGCCGGGCGGCTCGACAACGACACCCTGCGGCGGATCAAATACGACACCGCCTACGAACGCGAAGGCTATGTCGCAGATCTGTGGGACGCGCTCGAACAATTCGAGCCGGGCGATGCCGATCTCGGCGAAGCGCGCCGCATCCTGCTGGAATGGGATTTCACCGCCGACAATGTCGGCCCGGGCGACGCCCTGGCGCTGCTGATGATTAGGGACTTCATGTCGGCCGAATACCAGAACAAAGCCGAAGCGCCCGATGTCGCCACACATCTGCGCAAGGCGGTCGATCACCTGCAGGAGCACTTCGGTCGGCTCGATCCGCCGATGAGCGAGCTGCTGCGCCTGCGGCAAGACCCGGGGCTGCATGCCGTCGACCTGCCGCTCGACGGCGGTTCGGACACGCTGCGCGCATCGACCACCTGGCAGGTCGATCCCGACGGCCGCCTGCGGCTGGTCCATGGCGACAGCTTCATCCAGTGGGTCGAGTGGCGACCGGGCGAGCGGGTGCGATCGCGCTCGGTCCAGCCGTTCGGTGCAGCGATTACCCGGCCCGACAGCCCGCATTTCACCGATCAGGCGACGCTGTTCGTCCAGAAGAAGCTGAAACCGGTCCACTTCTGGCGCGAAGATGCGCTCGCCAATGCCCGGAGCCGCAAAATCGTCACGAACCAAAAGGCAGTGACCAGCCGGAACTGA